Sequence from the Microbacterium sp. AZCO genome:
GCAGGAGGACGCGAACGCCGCCGAGCGGTCGGCCTGACCGGTGGCGCTGACGCTGCCCGAGCTCTCCGCGGCGGGCCTCATCGACGAGGGCTGGGCGACGGCCCTCGCGCCCGTCGCCCCCGACATCGCGGCGCTGGGCGACCGACTGCGCGCCGAGGTCGCTGCCGGCCGCCACTACCTCCCCGCCGGCGACCGCGTGCTGCGCGCGTTCCAGCGTCCCCTCGCAGACGTGCGGGTGCTCATCGTCGGGCAGGACCCGTACCCCACGCCCGGACACCCGATCGGGCTGTCGTTCGCGGTCGATCGCGCCGTGCGCCCGCTGCCGCGCAGCCTCTCGAACATCTACCGCGAGCTCGACGCCGACCTCGGCATCCCGCCCGCCGCCCACGGCGACCTGTCGGGCTGGAGCGATCAGGGCGTCATGCTGCTCAACCGGGTGCTGACGGTCGCGCCCGGCGCACCGGCCTCGCACCGCGGGTGGGGCTGGGAGAAGGTGACCGAGCATGCGATCCGGACGCTCGTCGCCCGCGACGAGCCGCTCGTCGCGATCCTGTGGGGGAGGGATGCCGCGAACCTGCGCCCGCTGCTCGGCGCGGTGCCGATCGTGGAGTCGCCGCATCCGTCGCCGCTGTCCGCGAGTCGCGGGTTCTTCGGCTCGCGCCCCTTCTCCCGAGCCAACGCCCTCCTCGAGCAGCAGGGCGCGAGGCCGGTCGACTGGGCCCTGCCCGCGTAGGCTGGTCGGCATGCTCGAGGAGGAATACGAGAAGGCCCGCCGGCGGCTCCCGCAGCACCTTCAGAGGCCGCCCGAGCCGGAGCGCCCCTTCTCCTTCACGATCCGTCCCGTCGAGGATCGCGACATCCCCGACATCCGCGAGATCTACAACTACTACGTGACCAACTCGGTCGTGACGTTCGACGAGAAGAAGTGGTCGATCGCGCAGTGGCGCTCCAAGCTCGAGCACCTGCGCAAGCTCAAGATGCCGTTCATCGTCGCCGAGGCGCCGACGGGCCAGATCCTCGGCTACGCCCTCGTGCAGCCGCTCTCGACGAAGAGCGCCTACCGCTTCTCGGTCGAGAACTCGATCTACCTCGGCCAGGCCGCGACGGGCAAAGGTCTCGGGCGCGCGCTGCTGGAGGCCCTCATCCGGGCGTCCGAAGAGGCCGGGATCCGCGAGATGGTCGCGGTGATCAGCGACAAGGGGGCCGAGGCATCCATCGCCCTCCACGAGAAGCTGGGCTTCGTCGAGGTCGGCCGCATGGGCCGGGTCGGTTTCAAGTTCGGCCGCTGGCTCGGCACGATCTACCTGCAGAAGAGCCTCAAGCCGGTGAAGAAGAAGGGCATCTTCGCGCGCTGACGGCTACGGCGCCTTCGCTCCGTCGTTCCAGTCGCGCACGGCGTCGACGAGCTCGCGCCAGGGTCCGGTGACGGCGCTGTCGGCGAGCTCGGCCTCACGGTCGTCCTCATCCCCGCACTGCGCGCGGATGTTCCACTGGAAGCGGTCGGCTCCGCGCATGTCGCGCTCGGCCGGGTCGTCCCACGGACAGCGTGAGATGAGAGAGATCCAGACGGATGCCTCGTCCTCGCGCGGTTCGGCCCTCCACTGCTTCGTGAGTCCCGCGAATCCGCCGGTGCGCGTCACGGCGACGACGAGCGTCGGCGACGGCTCGGTGGAGCGTTCAGGACTTCGGGTCTCTTTCATCGTCGATGACGCCGACGCCCTTCCAAGCGGCCCGGACGGCGGCGACCTCCTCCGACTTCACACCGTACTCCGCTTCTGCCGTCGCGATCGTGGCCGCCGCGAACTCGGCGAAGTCGGTCGTCGGGGAGAGGGTGCCGGACGTCACCGTCTTGTACCAGATGAGCCCCGCTCGCTCCCAGGCGCGGCCCCCGAGCTCGGTCGCCGCGAGCGCGAAGGCGCGGTTCGGGATGCCGGAGTTGATGTGCACACCGCCGTTGTCGCCCGTCGTCACGACGTAGTCGCGCATGTGCGCGGGCTGCGGGTCTTTTCCGAGCACGTCGTCGTCGTACGCCGTGCCGGGGTGGAGCATCGAACGCAGGGCCTTGCCCTGCACCGACGGGGTGAAGATGCCCTCGCCGATCAGCCAGCTCGCCTGATCGGCGGTCTGACCCAGCTGGTGCTGCTCGGTGAGCGCGCCGAAGACGTCGGAGATGGACTCGTTGAGCGCGCCCGACTGCCCCTGGTACTCCAGGCCGCCCGACACCTCGGTCACGCCGTGCGTCAGCTCGTGCGCGATGACGGTGAGGGAGTTCGTGAAGCCCGTGAAGATGTCGCCGTCACCGTCTCCGAACACCATGCGCTCGCCGTTCCAGAACGCGTTGTCGTACTTCTCGCCGTAGTGCACGGTCGCCAGGAGCTGCCCTCCTGCGTCGTCGATGCCGTTGCGGCCGTAGGCGTCCCAGTAGAAGTCGAACGTCGCGCCGAGGCCGTCGAACGCCTCGTCGGCCGCCTCATCGCCCGTCGGCGGGTCGTCCTCGCCGCGCACCTTGACGCCCGGGAGGGTCTCGGCGCCGTGCGCGTCGGAGATCGTGCGGTCGGGGGCGGGGCCCGTCTCGGCGATGAGGCTCCCCGCCTCGTCGATCGACAGGCGCAGCCGCGAGCGCGTGGGACGGTAGTCGCGATCGGCCGCCAGGGTCGCCCGGGCCGCCTCGGCGGCACCCGCGAGATGCGGCTCCGTCGTCGCGGCGATGCGGGCCAGGAGATACGGGGGGACGATCGCGTGCCTCATCCTCCGAGGCTATCGGCGCCCCACGACATCCCGGCGGCGCGGTCCGCGCGTCGGAGATTCGCGCGTACCTCGGACTTCTGCCGTCGAATCCACCGACGTTCGCCGGATTCTCCGAGGTTCGTCCCGCCCGTCGCGGGGGTCCGGTTCAGGATGCGGCGGCGCCGGGGTCGATGACGGGGATCGAGGCGAGCAGGCGCCGCGTGTACGCCGCCTGGGGCTGCAGCAGCACCTTCTCCGTCGGGCCCTCCTCGACGACGCGGCCGTCCTTCATCACGACGACCTGGTCGCAGAGGTTCTGGACGACGCCGATGTCGTGCGACACGAGGAGGAGCGTGAGGCCGTCCCGGTGGCGGAGCTCGGCGAGCACGTCGAGGATCTGGGCGCGCACCGTCACGTCGAGCGCCGACATCGGCTCGTCGCCGACGAGCAGGCGCGGGCGGTGCACGATCGCCCGGGCGATGGCGATGCGCTGCCGCTGACCGCCGGAGAACTCGTGCGGGTAGCGGTCGGCCATGTCGGCCTCGAGGCCGACGTCGACGAGCACCTCGCGGACGCGCTCGCGCCGCCCGGCGCTGCCGGGCTCCCCGTCGCCGCCGAGGCCGAGAGCCCACAGCGGCTCGCCGACGATCCGTCCCACGCTCATGCGCGGGTCGAGCGAGGCGTAGGGGTCCTGGAACACCATGCCCGTGTCGCGGCGCAGCCAGTGCAGCGCGCGGGCGCCGGCAGCGGCATCCACTTCTCTGCCGTCGAATTCGATCGTGCCGGCGGTGGGCGTGTCGAGTGCGAGGAGGAGGCGCACGAGCGTCGACTTGCCCGAGCCGGACTCGCCGATGATGCCGACCGACGAGCCCGCGCGCACGTCGAGGTCTGCGTCCTCGAGCGCCGTGGAGGTCGTGGCGCGCTCGAAGAGCGTCTCCTTCGGCACCGGGTACCGGCGGGTGAGGCCCCGCGCCCGCAGCAGGATGCGCTCGTCGGTCATGAGACGCCTCCCGGCCGCCAGAGGGTCGCCGTCGCGTCGCGCAGGAGGCCTTGCGTGACGGGGGATGCCGGGGCGGAGAGCAGCGCCGCGATGGGCCCCTCCTCGACGATGCGGCCTTCATCGAGCACGATCCCGTGCGTCGCGATGCGCGACAGCACCGCCAGGTCGTGCGTGATGAAGACGAGCGACATCCCGTCGTGCTCGACGAGCTCGACGAGGAGGTCGAGGATCTCGGCCTGGATCGTGACGTCGAGCGCCGTCGTCGGCTCGTCGGCGATGAGCAGGCGCGGACGGCACGCGAGCGCCGTCGCGATCGCGACGCGCTGACGCTGTCCGCCGGAGAGCTGATGCGGGTAGCGGGCCACGATCCGCTCGGGGTCGGGGAGGGCGACGCGCCGGGCTTCCTCGACGGCGCGCGCCTTCGCCTCGGCCCGGCTGACGCGCTGATGGATGCGGACCGATTCGGCGATCTGGCGGCCGACGGTGCGGATCGGGTTGAGCGCGGTGCGCGGCTCCTGGAACACGATGCCGATGTCGTCGCCGCGGAGCTGCGCGAGCTCGCGATCCGGCAGGCCGAGGAGCTCGCGCCCGTTCCAGCGGATGGAGCCGCCCGCGACGGCGCCGTCGGGGAGGAGACCGAGGATCGCGAGGGCCGTGAGCGACTTGCCCGAGCCCGACTCGCCGATGAGACCCACGCGCGACCCGTCGGGCACCTCGAACGAGACGCCGTCGACGACGCGGCGGCCGGAGATGTCGATCGTGAGGTCCTGCACGGCGAGAGTCACGACACGACCTCCGGCACGTGCGTGCGCGCGGTGCGGGCCGAGCCCCCGCGGCGGGTGAGCGTGGGGTCGGTCGCCTCGCGCAGGCCGTCGCCGAGCAGGTTCAGCCCCAGCACGGTGAACGTGATGGCGAGGCCCGGCCACACGACCGAGAGCGGGTGCACCGTGATGAACTGCTGCAGCTGCGCGAGGAGGAGACCCCACGAGGGCTCCGTCACGGGCGCCCCGAAGCCGAGGTACGACAGGCCCGCTTCAGCCAGAACGGCGACGGCCATGCCCCACGACAGCTGCACGATGAAGACCGGTGCGACGTTGGGGAGGAGGTGCCGCACCAGGTTCTGCGACGGGGTGAGCCCCGCCATCCGTCCCGCCAGGACGAAGTCGCTGTGCAGCACCCGCCGCAGCTCGGGCCGGGTCACCCGGGCGATGTTGACGCCGAACCCGATGCCGACCGCCCAGATGACGACCCACAGCGACCCGCCCCACACCGCCGCGATCATCATCGCGATGATCAGCACGGGGAACGCGATGAGGATGTCGACGAACACGGCGACCGATTCGCGCAGCCACCGCGTCGTGAGCGCGCCGAGCGCGGCGAGCCCGATGCCGATGATCGTCGCGACGATTCCGGCGCCCACGGCGACGATCACGGTCGTGCGCGCGCCGGCCATGAGGAGGCTCAGGATGTCGCGACCGGTCGCGTCGGTGCCGAGCAGGTGCGGCCAGCCGGGAGGGGCCCACCGGTTGCGGATGTCGACCTGCTGAGGGTCGAACGGCGTCCAGAACGAGGCGACGACGGCCGTCAGGAGCACGACCGCCACGACGATGAGACCGAACCGGCCGGTCGACAGCGCCCACAGCCGGCCGAGCCACGCCCATCGCGAGGGGCGCCGGGAGGAGGCGGCCGAGGCATCCGCCTCCGCCGCGGTCGAGGCATCCGCTCCGGCCGCGGTCGAGGCATCCGCCCCCGCCGCGGTCGAGGCAGCCGCCCTCGCCGCGGCCGTCGCGCTGTCCGCGCGCGCCCCGGCGGCAGACGCATCAACCTCCGCCGCGGTGCGGGCCGCAGCATCCGCCTTCCTCGAGGCGCGGGTCTCGGGAGCCGGGTCGCTCATGCCGCCTCCCGCTGCCGGGGGTCGAGGGCGCGGTGCGCGAGGTCGACGACGAAGCCGACGATGAGCACGAAGCCCGTCAGAACGAGGAGCTCGCCCTGCACCTTCGGCAGGTCCCGCGCGCTCACGTCGGCGACGAGCATGCGGCCGATGCCGGGCAGGGTGAAGAGCTGCTCGATGACGACGGCGCCGACGATGATCCCCGCCACCTGGAGGCCGAGCACCGTGATGACCGAGAGGCCCACGTTGGGAAGCCCGTGCCGGACGAGGGCGGCGTTGCGGGTCAGGCCCTTCGCGGCGGCCGTGCGCACGTAGTCCTGCCCGACCGCCTGCAGGGTGGCACTGCGCACGAACCGCAGCAGCATGGCCCCCTCGACGATGCCGATCGTGAGCGCGGGGAGCACGAGCGAGCGGATCGCCGCGGCCGGATCCGCCCAGCCCGAGCGCGGGAAGCCCTGCGCCGGCAGCCAGCCCAGCCACACCGCGAAGACGACGACGAGCATCATGCCCGCCCAGACGACGGGCACCGCCGCGAGCGCCTGCGAGCCCACGTTGAGCGCCGTGCCCGACGCGCGTGCCCGGCGCATCGCGGAGACGACGCCGAGCGGCAGGCTGAACACCAGCGCGATCGTGAGGGCGAAGATGCCCAGCGGCACCGTGACCTGCGCCTTCTCGACGAGTTCGTCGACGACGCTCGACCCGGTGAGCAGGGATGTTCCGAGGTCGCCGCGCAGCACTCCGCCGATCCAGGCGAGGTACTGCGTGACGAGCGGCTCGCCGAGACCCAGGCGCTCGCGGATGGCCGCCACCTGCTCCGGCGTGCTGTTGGTGCCCGCGACGAGCTGGGCGACATCGCCCGGGAGCACCCGGAGCGTCAGGAAGATCAGCACGCTGGCGACGAGGAGCCCGAGCAGGAGCAGGGCCAGGCGCGTCAGCGTGTATCGGATCACCCGTCGCTCTTGGTGAGCTCTGCGAGGTTGATCCTCGCGTTGGTGTTCGTCGTCGGCATACCCGAGATGTTAGTTCCGACCGCGACGACCGACGCGCCGTTGTAGAGCCAGTCGGCCGCGGCATCCTGCGACACGATCTTGGCGGCCTGCTTCAGCAGGTCTGCGGCCTTGTCGGGGTCGGTCGCGGCGACCGACTCCTTGTAGAGCTCCTGCACCTGCGGGTTGTCGTAGGTGAAGTAGTAGTCGGGGTTGGCCCAGTTCTCGAAGTCGCGCGCCTCGGTGTGCAGCACGAAGCTGAGCTCGTAGTCCTTGTTCGTGTACACGTCGTTGAGCCACGTCGGGAAGTCGACCGAGTTCACCTCGAGCGTGATGCCCACCTCGTTGAGGTCCGACACGAGGATCTGCGGGATGGTCGTGGAGTAGAAGCTCGGGATCGTGAGGGTCAGCGTGAGGTCCTCGTACCCGGCCTCCTTCAGGAGGGCCTTCGCGGCCTCCGGGTCGTAGGGGGCGACCTTGGAGAGGTCCTCGTAGCCGGGGTCGAGCGAGGGGATCGGACCGTACAGGGTCTCACCCGAGGCCAGCGCCTCGATGATCGCCTCGTGGTCGATCGCCTGGCGGATGGCCTGGCGCACGCGCTTGTCGGCGAGCGGACCCGAGGTCTGGTTGAAGGCGAGCGTGCCCTTGTCGGTCGACTTGCCGAGCACGAGCTGGAAGTCGCCGTTCGCCTCGATCTGGTCCTTGAGGGTCGCGTCGAAGCCCGTCACGACGTCGACCTCGCCGGCGAGGGCCGCGTTGAGCGCCGCCTGGTTGTCGGGGATGTAGTCGAAGACGACCTCGGCGACCTTGGGCTTGTCTCCCCAGTAGGCGTCGTTGCGCGTGAACGTGATGCTGTCGCCCTGCTTCCACTGGTCGAGGATGAACGGACCCGTGCCGTTCGTCTTCGTCTTGTAGTCGACGGTGTCGCCCTCCTTGAGGATGAGGCCCGCCCGGCCGCTCAGGTTCCACAGCAGCGTCGAGTCCGGCGCGCTCAGGGTGAGGGTGATCGTCTGCCCGTCGGCCGTGATCGTCTCGACGTTCGCGAGGCGTCCCGAGTCGCTCCACTCCGGCGTGTTCTTGCGGGTCGTCAGCGACCACACGACGTCCTGCGGAGTGAGCTCCTGCCCGTCGTGGAACGTCACGCCCTCGCGGAGGGTGAAGGTGTACGTCAGGCCGTCGTCGGAGACCTCGTAGTCGCTCGCGAGCGCGGGCACGATCTCCTGCTCCGGGGTGCGCGAGACGAGGCCCTGGTAGACGTTGTCGACCAGGATCTGGTCGAGCGCCGCGCCCGCCGTCTCGCGGATGTCGAGGTTGCTCGGCTCGAGGACGAGCCGGATCACCGCCGACGCGTCAGCGTCGGGTGCGCCCGTGCTCGTCGACGCGGAGGACCCGCCGCCGGTGGTGCAGGCGGCGAGCAGGAGGGCGCTCGCGGCGAGGAGCGCCGAGGCGGCGAGAGCGGTGCGGCGGAGCATGACTGTCCTTTCCGAGGGGCATCCGGGGTCGGATGGACGGCGCAGGCCGAGGGGGTGTCGGCAAGGCTGTCGTGTGCGGTAACCCAGCCTAGGGAACGCGCGAGGAGCCCGCGGCCATGGCTACCCACAACGAAACAGAAGCGTTAACCCTTCCCGGCGAGCTCGGCGACGAGACGTCCGAGGTCTCTCGGGAGCTCCTCCTGCACGTTGTGCCCGGAGTCGACCTCCACGATGGATGCCGTGGGCACGCGCTCGCGGAAGGCTGCGGCATCCTGCTCGGTCACGTATCCGCGCGTCCCGCGGACGAGCGTCAGCGGCGCCTCGATGCCCGCGAGGTCGGACCACCCGGACTCGGACAGCACGGAGCCGAGCGCGTCCTGCTGCGCCGCCGCCGCCTCGGCCAGCTCGGGCGACTGCGACATCGCGTTCGCGAGGTGCGCGAAGTGGTGCTTCCACTCGACCCGGCCGTCCGGGCGGATGCGGCTGTTGTGGTAGACGCCGCGCGCCGCGGCGGTGGGCGACCCGCCGAGTCCGAACGACAGCGCGCGCTCGACGAGCTCGTCGCGGCTCGCCCAGTCGGTCGGCCCCGCGAAGAAGTCGCGCAGCTGCGACGGTCCGCCATCCGGGTCGATGCCGGGTGTGATGTCGACGACCACGACCTCGCGGACGAGATCGGGACGGGATGCCGCGACCGCCGCCGCCGTCAGCCCGCCGAGCGACTGCCCCACGAGCACCTGCGGCCGGTCGGTCCACGCCTCGATTCCAGCGGCGACGTCGGGGGCGAGCGTGCCGCCCGTGTAGGCGACGTCGTCGCGCCAGGACGAGTCGCCGTGGCCGGGGAGGTCGACCGCGAGCGCGGGAAGGCCGAGCGCGAGGATCGTCGTGTCCCACGTGTGCGCATTGAGGCCGGCGCCGTGCAGGAACGTGACCTCGGGCGAGCCGTCGCCGTACCTCAGCGCGCTCAGCGTCCGCCCGTCGGGCAGCGTGAGGAAGACGCGCTCGGCGCGGGGGACGGGACCGTCGATGCCCGCGTCGGCGGCCTGCTCGGGGAGGAAGGAGAACTCGTCGGTGGGGTCGCTCACCCGGCCATTCTGCCCCGGCGCCGAGGCTCGGGCATCCACCCCCGTCATAGGGTGAAGGACATGAGCGAAGAACGACGCGTCCACCTCTCGCGGTCCGCGCCCGACGCGTACAAGACGCTCGATGCCTTCTCCAAGACGGTCGGCCGGATCGCCGGCGACGCCGGAATCGACGACCGGCTGAAGGAGCTCGTGCAGATCCACGCGTCGCAGCTCAACGGCTGCGCCTTCTGCGTGCGCGTGCACGTCGACCGGGCGGTCACGGCGGGACTGGATGCCGACCTGATCGCCCAGCTGCCGACGTGGCGCGAGTCGGGGGTCTTCACCGACCGCGAGCGCGCGGCGCTCGAGCTGACCGAGGCGTTCACGTTCATCCACGACGGGGGCGTGCCCGACGAGGTCTACGACCACGTCGGCGGCATCCTGAGCGAGGACGAGTACGTGGCGCTCAGCTGGATCCTCGTGTCGATCAACGCGTTCAACCGCATCGCCATCGCCGGGCGCTACCCGGTACCTCCTCGCCACCCGGACCGCGCGTGAGCGACGCGCTCGTCCCGGGCGCCGTCAACCTCCGCGATGTCGGCGGCCTCCCGGCCGACGGGGGGCTCACACGCGAGCGCGTGCTCTACCGGTCCGGCAACCTGGCCCACCTCGAGGCCCCGGGCGTCGCCGCGCTGGGCGAGCTGCGCCTGCGCCGCATCATCGATCTCCGCGACGACGAGGAGGTCGCGCACGCGCCGAGCCGCCTCGGCGACCTCGCGATCACGACGCAGCGCGCGCCGCTCTTCCTGGGGTCGGTCGCATCGTTCTTCGAGGACGACATCCCGCTCGACGAGATGTACCGCCGCATCGTCGACGACTCGTCCGAGCGCGTCGTCGAGGTCGTCCGCGGCATCATCGCCGATCAGCCCGTGCTCGTGCACTGCACGGTGGGGAAGGACCGCACGGGGGTCACCGTGGCGCTCACCCTCGCCGCGGCGGGGGTCGATGAGGATGCCGTCGTCGCGGACTACGCGCGCACCGAGGGGCTGCTCCCGCAGTGGCGCAATCGCCGCGTCGTGAAGCGGCTGAGGAAGCTGCATCCGGATGCCGTCCATCTGGAGGACCTCGCGACGCGCTCGCCGGCTCCCGTCATGGCGGGTCTGCTCGCGGACCTGCGCGAGCGCTACGGCTCGGTGGCGGACTACCTGCGCGCGCACGACGTGAGCGACGACGAGCTCGCCGAGCTGCGCGGCATCCTGATCGCCCGCGACTGAGGTCCTACTCAGGTAAGGCAACCCTATCTTCGGGGTATAGTGGAGCCGTCATGGCCCACACCACCGAGCACAACGCCAGCGCCTGCCGCTCGTCGCGGCACACGCGCGTCCAGCACCTCATCACGGCCGACGAGACCTCGCTCGCCGAGCTCGAGGCTGTGCTCGCGACGCTGCCGATCTGCTCGACGGGCCGGGTCTTCATCGAGATCCCGGATGCCTCGTGGCACGGAGAGCTCGTCGCTCCCGCCCGCATGGTCGTGACGTGGCTCGACCGGTCGCTCCGCACGGGCGACCCCGGCACGGGCCGCGCGTGCGCCCCGGGCCAGGCGCTCACGCGCGCCGTCACGGCCTGGGCGAACGAGATGCTCTGCGCCGACGACGACCACACGCAGATCCAGCTGCTCGGCGGCTACCTCGGCACCGCCGACATCGTCGATCACCTGACCGAGCGCCTCGGGATCGACCGCGCCGCGATCCACACACCCGCGCACTACGGCCTGTCCACCGCTCGCTGACCCGAGGCTGCACCGCGCGTCAGCGCGTCGAGGAGCCCCTCGGGACGTAGTTGCCCGCCTCCAGGCCCGCCTCGATCTCGAAGCGGTTGCGCAGCGGGTCGCGCCCCGCCACGAGGTACAGCAGCGGCATGAGGAAGCCGTAGCGCCGCCACTGCTGCGCGTGCACCGCCTCATGCTCGAGCAGTCGCGCCGACACCGTGCCGTCGCCCGTGAGGAAGCATCCGCCGACGCACACGCCTCCCCGCGCGAACGCCCAGCCGGGCATCCCGCGGAACACCCACAGGCCGTTGCGCTGCTCGACGCGGCCCCTGCTCCACAGGCCGCCCCACACGAAGCCGACGGTCGTGCCGTACCAGTAGCCGACGCGGCTGATGGGGGAGTCGAGCAGGAATCCCGGGATGAAGCGGTCGAACCGCCGGCCGCGTGCGACGGCGCGCTCGGCGGCGTCCTCCCACCCCGCGGGCGGCGTGGGGATGGGGCTCACGCGAGCGCTCCGACGACCCGGAGGATCGCCCCGAGGTCGTCCACGGCGGCGGCCGGGGTCGGAGGCGCGAAGCCCGCGATGGTCGCGCCCACGAGGGGAGCGGTGGCCCGAAGCGCGCCGATCGCGGCGACGAGCTGCGCGACCGTGAGGCCGAACGGCACCGCGGCCGTGACACCCGTGAGCGCCGCCGGGTCGAGCACGTCGAGGTCGACGTGGACGTAGATCCCCGCGGCGCCGGTCGCCGCGACGGCGGTGGCGAGCGCCTCGGGATCCGCGAGGTCGGCGGCGTCGATCGCGACGATGCCGAGGTCGGCGACCCGCGACTCCTCGTCGGTCTCGTAGTCGCGGGCGCCGGCAAGCACGACGCGCTCCGCGCCGATCGTGCCGGGCGCGAGGGTGAGCCCCGAGGCGCCTTCTCCCAGGACCGCGCTCAGCGCCATGCCGCCGAACGCGCCGGATTCCGACGACTCGGGGGTGTGCAGGTCGGGGTGCGCGTCGAACCAGACGACCGCGAGTGACGACTCGCGCTCGGCCGCCGCGCCGATCGCCGCGACGCTGACTCCGCAGTCGCCGCCCACGACGATGACGGGTGCGTCGGTGCGGGCGAGCTCGTCCTCGAGCGCATCGCGCGTGCGGGTGAGCGAGCTGAAGCGGTGCACGCCGGTGTCGAGCGCCTCGCCCGCCTCGAGCGGCACCTCGATCGTCGTGCAGGCGGTGCGGGGCAGGTCGCCCGCGATCGCCTGTGCGCCGTCGATGAGCTGCATCGCGCGCGCCGAGGGCGAGCCCTGCCATTGGGGGACGATCACGAAACGCGCCATGAGCCCATCATTCCCCAGGCGCCGGGGTGCGGCATCCGCTCCCCGCGAACGTGCCGCGCGGGTCGGGGAGCCGCCCGAGGGGTCGACCCGAACGGCCAAGTGCCGCTGCGCCGCCGCCGACGGCCCGCCGGAACGACGGAGCGCCGCGACCCGAAGGCCACGGCGCTCCATCGTGCCGATGCGATTACGGCGTGTACGGTGCGCTCGGCGCGTCGATCGCGGCCTGGGCGGGCTGCTGGCCGCCCTTGAGCGCCGCGAGGCGCGCCTCGACCTCGGTCAGCTCGCCGACGTCCTCGAGCTGGTTGAACTGCGCGTCGATGCTCGACGCGGCCAGCTCCTGCTTGCCCTGCGCGAGAGCCTCCTGGCGGCGGATCTTGTCCTCGAAGCGCCCGAGCTCGCTCGTGGGGTCGAGCACGTCGATCGACTTGACGGCGTCTGCGACCTTGTTCTGGGCCTCGGCGGTCTTGGCGCGGGCGAGCAGCTCGGAGCGCTTCGACTTCAGCTGCTCCAGCTTCTGCTTCATGCCGTTGAGGCCGTCCTTGAGCTTGTCGACGACCTCGGTCTGCGCTGCGATCGTGGGCTCGACGGCCTTCGCCTGGTTCTCCTCGCTGATCTGGCGCTGCAGCGCGATCTTGGCGAGGTTGTCGAACTTGTCGGCGTCGGCCGTGTTGCCCTGGCCGCGCAGCTGGTCGGCCTTGCGCGAGGCGGCGAGCGCCTTGTTGCCCCACTCGGACGCGGCCTGCACGTCCTCCTGGTGGTCGCGCTCGAGCAGGCGCAGGTTGCCGATCGTCTCGGCGATCGCGGCCTCGGCGTCGGCGATCGAGTTCGTGTAGTCGCGCACGAGCTGGTCGAGCATCTTCTGGGGGTCCTCCGCGGAGTCCAGAAGCGCGTTGATGTTCGCTCGGACGAGCGTGGAGATGCGACCGAAGATGGACTGCTTTGCCATCGGGTGTTCCTTCCTTTCGAAGAAGTCAAGGGGTGAGGGATGCCGCGGCGCGGCGCTGTGTCGGACCTGTCAGAAGCGACCGCCTCCGCCTCCGCGACGACCGCGGGTCGCGCCGCCGCCGAAGCTGCCCGGGTTGAAGCCTCCGCCACCGCCCGGCATGCCGGGGAAGCCGCCGCCTCCGCCCAGCATGCCGCCGAGGCCGCCGCCTCCGCGGCTGCCGCCGCTGAGGACGGAGTTGAGCACGATGCCGCCGAGCACGGCGCCGAGCATCCCGCCTCCGCCGCCGGAACCGCCGCTCTGGCCGAACATCCCGCCGCCCCCGC
This genomic interval carries:
- a CDS encoding SIP domain-containing protein; its protein translation is MAHTTEHNASACRSSRHTRVQHLITADETSLAELEAVLATLPICSTGRVFIEIPDASWHGELVAPARMVVTWLDRSLRTGDPGTGRACAPGQALTRAVTAWANEMLCADDDHTQIQLLGGYLGTADIVDHLTERLGIDRAAIHTPAHYGLSTAR
- a CDS encoding ABC transporter substrate-binding protein encodes the protein MLRRTALAASALLAASALLLAACTTGGGSSASTSTGAPDADASAVIRLVLEPSNLDIRETAGAALDQILVDNVYQGLVSRTPEQEIVPALASDYEVSDDGLTYTFTLREGVTFHDGQELTPQDVVWSLTTRKNTPEWSDSGRLANVETITADGQTITLTLSAPDSTLLWNLSGRAGLILKEGDTVDYKTKTNGTGPFILDQWKQGDSITFTRNDAYWGDKPKVAEVVFDYIPDNQAALNAALAGEVDVVTGFDATLKDQIEANGDFQLVLGKSTDKGTLAFNQTSGPLADKRVRQAIRQAIDHEAIIEALASGETLYGPIPSLDPGYEDLSKVAPYDPEAAKALLKEAGYEDLTLTLTIPSFYSTTIPQILVSDLNEVGITLEVNSVDFPTWLNDVYTNKDYELSFVLHTEARDFENWANPDYYFTYDNPQVQELYKESVAATDPDKAADLLKQAAKIVSQDAAADWLYNGASVVAVGTNISGMPTTNTNARINLAELTKSDG
- a CDS encoding Fe-S oxidoreductase is translated as MSPIPTPPAGWEDAAERAVARGRRFDRFIPGFLLDSPISRVGYWYGTTVGFVWGGLWSRGRVEQRNGLWVFRGMPGWAFARGGVCVGGCFLTGDGTVSARLLEHEAVHAQQWRRYGFLMPLLYLVAGRDPLRNRFEIEAGLEAGNYVPRGSSTR
- a CDS encoding carboxymuconolactone decarboxylase family protein, translated to MSEERRVHLSRSAPDAYKTLDAFSKTVGRIAGDAGIDDRLKELVQIHASQLNGCAFCVRVHVDRAVTAGLDADLIAQLPTWRESGVFTDRERAALELTEAFTFIHDGGVPDEVYDHVGGILSEDEYVALSWILVSINAFNRIAIAGRYPVPPRHPDRA
- a CDS encoding alpha/beta hydrolase; the protein is MSDPTDEFSFLPEQAADAGIDGPVPRAERVFLTLPDGRTLSALRYGDGSPEVTFLHGAGLNAHTWDTTILALGLPALAVDLPGHGDSSWRDDVAYTGGTLAPDVAAGIEAWTDRPQVLVGQSLGGLTAAAVAASRPDLVREVVVVDITPGIDPDGGPSQLRDFFAGPTDWASRDELVERALSFGLGGSPTAAARGVYHNSRIRPDGRVEWKHHFAHLANAMSQSPELAEAAAAQQDALGSVLSESGWSDLAGIEAPLTLVRGTRGYVTEQDAAAFRERVPTASIVEVDSGHNVQEELPRDLGRLVAELAGKG
- a CDS encoding PspA/IM30 family protein; the protein is MAKQSIFGRISTLVRANINALLDSAEDPQKMLDQLVRDYTNSIADAEAAIAETIGNLRLLERDHQEDVQAASEWGNKALAASRKADQLRGQGNTADADKFDNLAKIALQRQISEENQAKAVEPTIAAQTEVVDKLKDGLNGMKQKLEQLKSKRSELLARAKTAEAQNKVADAVKSIDVLDPTSELGRFEDKIRRQEALAQGKQELAASSIDAQFNQLEDVGELTEVEARLAALKGGQQPAQAAIDAPSAPYTP
- a CDS encoding tyrosine-protein phosphatase codes for the protein MSDALVPGAVNLRDVGGLPADGGLTRERVLYRSGNLAHLEAPGVAALGELRLRRIIDLRDDEEVAHAPSRLGDLAITTQRAPLFLGSVASFFEDDIPLDEMYRRIVDDSSERVVEVVRGIIADQPVLVHCTVGKDRTGVTVALTLAAAGVDEDAVVADYARTEGLLPQWRNRRVVKRLRKLHPDAVHLEDLATRSPAPVMAGLLADLRERYGSVADYLRAHDVSDDELAELRGILIARD
- a CDS encoding arginase family protein yields the protein MARFVIVPQWQGSPSARAMQLIDGAQAIAGDLPRTACTTIEVPLEAGEALDTGVHRFSSLTRTRDALEDELARTDAPVIVVGGDCGVSVAAIGAAAERESSLAVVWFDAHPDLHTPESSESGAFGGMALSAVLGEGASGLTLAPGTIGAERVVLAGARDYETDEESRVADLGIVAIDAADLADPEALATAVAATGAAGIYVHVDLDVLDPAALTGVTAAVPFGLTVAQLVAAIGALRATAPLVGATIAGFAPPTPAAAVDDLGAILRVVGALA